The window TGCGGTTTCGTTGATGCTGGCTGGCTCTTCTCGGCGGATGGCGTCGATGAGATCGAGGACGCGCGGCGTCAGCGTCTCCATCAGATCGTCGTAGCTGGTGAACGAGAGCGTCGGCGTGGAATCCACCGCGTCGCCCCCTTCGAGCGCCTCGATCCCGTCGGTGACGTCGTCGTGGAACTCACTGGAGGACTTCACAGTCACGACGAGGGTTGATTCGGCCCGAAGCTGTTCGCGCTCCATCGGGTGCAGCGGCGGCGTGGTATCGTTCATAAGTATCACCGTGATTGAAGGCCTCACTTGACCTCGAACTCGGATTTTGGGATCTCGCTCCAGAACCGTTCCCAGAGTTCGACCATCCCGGGGAACGTGATGCTGTCTGGGT is drawn from Halobellus limi and contains these coding sequences:
- a CDS encoding HVO_A0114 family putative DNA-binding protein translates to MNDTTPPLHPMEREQLRAESTLVVTVKSSSEFHDDVTDGIEALEGGDAVDSTPTLSFTSYDDLMETLTPRVLDLIDAIRREEPASINETARVVDRDVKNVHEELSRLAQLGIIFFEEEGQRKRPVVWFDELVIALPFDPESGDTATAAP